In Tachysurus vachellii isolate PV-2020 chromosome 3, HZAU_Pvac_v1, whole genome shotgun sequence, one genomic interval encodes:
- the tmem151ba gene encoding transmembrane protein 151B, whose protein sequence is MSPASSGANNTNSVPHDQTERRREEQRPQQQSLIEALWRESHWKCLLLTLLIYGCVFAITWCCMAKVTRLSIESNLKSRTVVYHDSACSDGYIYIPVAFLFTLYMLYLAECWHCSMRFHLQYKGDLESIVERVQHMQQATPCIWWRAISYHYVRRTRHVTRYRNSDAYSSTQVNHERVNTHAAEAEFDYGNCGAKDVSKQLAGMEDFPITKLRFTKCFSFANAESENSYLTQRARFFAENEGLDDYMEAREGMHLKNVDFREHVMVISGQLPWFLRRCVFWIAAVMTFSWPLRVLTEYRTAYLHYHVEKLFGFNYLHYCHQISRVNTIDSTELEWHIRSNQQLVPSYSEAVLMDSNVSGRDSFSPQNCERCRRALSGSSIFSRSALSLFSIGHAYGSLNESSAPEHHQPSPPTYQDALRFPVLIVHRSDGCLSHEHRLLHHNGSCVETSL, encoded by the exons ATGTCTCCAGCATCATCCGGGGCAAACAACACAAATTCAGTTCCCCATGACCAAactgagagaaggagagaagag CAGAGGCCCCAACAGCAGTCACTGATTGAGGCACTGTGGCGTGAGTCACACTGGAAATGCCTTCTACTCACACTGCTCATTTATGGTTGTGTATTCGCTATTACATGGTGCTGTATGGCCAAGGTGACACGACTCAGCATCGAAAGTAACCTCAAGAGCAGAACGGTGGTGTATCATGACAGTGCCTGCTCTGATGGTTATATCTATATCCCTGTggcatttttatttactctttatATGCTGTACTTGGCGGAGTGTTGGCACTGTTCAATGCGCTTCCACCTGCAGTATAAAGGGGATTTGGAGAGTATAGTGGAGCGGGTGCAGCATATGCAGCAGGCCACACCGTGCATCTGGTGGAGGGCCATCAGTTACCACTATGTGCGACGCACACGTCATGTGACCCGCTACCGCAATAGTGATGCCTACAGTTCCACACAGGTGAACCATGAGAGGGTCAACACGCATGCAGCCGAGGCAGAGTTCGATTATGGAAACTGCGGTGCGAAGGACGTCTCCAAGCAGCTTGCAGGCATGGAAGACTTCCCTATTACCAAACTCCGCTTCACCAAGTGCTTTAGCTTTGCCAACGCAGAGTCAGAGAACTCCTATCTGACACAGAGAGCACGGTTCTTCGCAGAAAACGAGGGGCTGGATGACTACATGGAGGCTCGTGAGGGCATGCACCTTAAAAATGTGGACTTCAGGGAGCATGTAATGGTAATCTCAGGTCAACTGCCATGGTTTTTGAGGCGCTGCGTGTTTTGGATAGCAGCGGTTATGACATTCTCTTGGCCCTTGCGTGTTCTGACCGAGTATCGCACAGCTTATCTTCACTACCACGTAGAGAAGCTGTTCGGGTTTAATTATTTACACTACTGCCACCAGATCTCCAGGGTGAACACAATCGACAGCACCGAGCTAGAGTGGCACATCCGCTCCAACCAGCAGCTGGTGCCCAGTTACTCTGAGGCTGTGCTGATGGATTCAAATGTGTCTGGCCGAGACTCATTCTCCCCCCAGAACTGCGAGCGCTGCCGTAGGGCCTTGAGTGGCTCGTCCATTTTTTCTCGCAGTGCCCTGAGTCTTTTTTCAATAGGTCATGCATATGGCAGCCTGAATGAAAGCTCTGCCCCAGAGCACCACCAGCCATCTCCTCCAACCTATCAGGATGCATTGCGCTTCCCTGTGTTGATTGTGCACCGCAGCGATGGCTGCCTCAGCCATGAGCATCGCTTACTGCATCACAACGGCTCCTGCGTGGAGACGTCCTTATGA